The Deinococcus radiotolerans genome segment GCAGCATGAACAGCCGCGCAACGCCCGCCTTGCGTGGACGGGTGGTACACTCGGGGGCACGCCCGCACACGCCCCAGAAGGCTGGGCAGTGCCCGGCCGCGTGAACAGCGCCCAGGTGGCGGCGGCAGACAAAGGAGAAAAACCCATGACCGACAACAACGAGCTGCGCCCCGGTGAGCAGACGCCGGAAGAACTGCGTAACCTGATCCCCCAGCTGGAAGGCGAACCCGACGAGGACCCCGTGCTGGACGCCGAGGAAGCCGCCGCTGAAACCAGCGTCAGCGCTGAAGGCGCCGAGGGCGAGGAGGAATTCGAAGAGGAATTCATCGACGCCGACGAACTGATGGCCGTGCTGGCCGAACTGAAGGAACTGCTCGAAGCTCAGGGCAAGGAAATCCGTGGACTGCGCCGCGAGATGCGCGAGATGCGCGAAAGCCAGGGCCAGGGCGGCTTCCGCCCACGCGAGGACCGCGGCGGCTTCCAGGGTGGCGACCGCGGCGGTGACCGTGGTGGCTTCCGCCCCCGTGAAGACCGCGGCGGTGACCGTGGCGGCTTCCGCCCTCGCGAGGACCGCGGCGGGTACCAGGGCGGCGGCGACCGCGGCGGCTTCCGTCCCCGTGAAGACCGTGGCGGCTTCCAGGGTGGCGACCGCGGCGGTGACCGTGGTGGCTTCCGTCCCCGCGAGGACCGTGGCGGCGACCGCGGCGGGTTCCAGGGTGGTGGCGACCGTGGTGGCTTCCGCCCCCGCGAGGACCGCGGCGGCTTCCAGGGCGGCGGCGACCGTGGTGGCTTCCGTCCCCGTGAGGACCGTGGCGGCGACCGCGGCGGGTTCCAGGGCGGCGGCGACCGTCCCGCGTTCCGTCCCCGTGAAGACCGTGGTGGCGACCGTCCCGAGCAGGGCGGCGAGTTCCGCCCCCGCGCCCGCGCGGACCGTGGCTGGAACAACCGCCGCGACGACGAGTAACACCCAGACGTAAAGGGGGGGCCGGACGCACTGTCCGGCCCCCCTTCTGCTGTGCGGGTGCGTCAGGCGGTCGCTGCGTTCGCCGTCTGCACGCTGGGCGTGAGGTACCGGTCGAGCCAGTTCAGGTACTCCTCCAGGCGTGTGAGGCGGCGGTCGGGGCGGCCCGAGCGGGACAGTTCGTGGTCCTCGCCGGGGAAGCGCACGAAGCGGGTGGGCACGCCGTGCAGGGTCAGGGCGGCGTACCACTGCTCGGCCTGCTCGATGGGGCAGCGGTGATCCAGCACCGAGTGGACGATCAGGGTGGGCGTGCGGACGTTCTCAACGTACTGGAGGGGGCTCATGTCCCAGAGCTTCAGGGCGTCTGCGCGGCGGTGGAAGTTCAGGCCCAGCTCGTCCTCCCAGAAGCGCAGGCCGATGTCGCTGGTGCCGCCGAAACTCAGCAGGTTGCAGATGCTGCGGTCCGTGATGGCCACCTGGAAGCGGGTGGTGTGCGCGGTCAGCCAGTTGGTCATGAAGCCGCCGTAGCTGCCCCCCATCACCGCGGTGCGCGCGCGGTCCAGGCGGGGCTGGGCGTCCAGGCAGGCGTCGAAGAACGCCAGCAGGTCGTCGGTGTCCACGCTGCCCCAGCGGCCGTGAATGGCGTCGACCCACGCCTGCCCGTAGCCGATGCTGCCGCGCGGGTTGCTGTAGCACACGGCCTGGCCGCGCGCGGCGTACAGCTGGAATTCGTGCGTGAAGGCGTGCCCGTAGTCGGTGTGCGGCCCGCCGTGGATGCTGAGGATCGCGGGGACCGGTTCCGTGCCGCCGGGCAGCAGCACCCAGCCTTCACCCTCGCCCAGGTCGGTGGGGAAGGGCACGCGGATGGGCGTGCGGGCCGCGAAGGGCAGGTTCGCGTTCAGGTCCGTGACCTGCGTGCCGTTCAGGATCACCTCGGGGAAGCGGTCGGCCCGCTCGCGGATCAGGGCGAGGCCGCCGCCGCGCGCCGTGAAGGCCGGGATGACGCCCTGCGGGTCGTGGTCGAAGGGCGCCACGTGGCCGCTCTGGCCGTCCTCAGCGAGGGTGGCGGTGAACAGGCCGCAGCTGCCGCGCACGGTGCTGGAGAACAGCAGCGTGCGTTCGTCCAGCCACGTGGGCTTCTCGGGCAGGGCGCCCACGTGGCAGTCGCCGCCCACGGCGTTCCCGACCGGGTGGTCGTGCCCGGCGTCCAGGCGCACGGGGGCCGCGCTCCCGTGCAGGGGTAGGAGGTACAGGTGGGTGTGTTCGGTGTTGCCCTGCCCGGCGGGGCGGCCCACCAGCACGAAGCGCTGTCCGTCCGGGTGCGGCACGACGGCGTTCACGGCGGACGCCCACTGCGTGACCTGCCGGGGCGCGCCGCTGAGGGGCAGGTGCCAGACTTCCTGCTGCCAGTGCGCGCCGGCCAGTTCGTCCGTGGAGGCAATGAACAGCGCGCCGCTGCTGTCCGGCAGCCAGGTCACGCCGCCCAGTTCGACGTCGGGCGCGTGCCACTCCTGCACCTCGCCGGTGGGGACGTGCAGGCGGTGCAGGCGCGCGGGCCGTTCGGGCAGCCAGTCGCGGCCGTTGAAGCGGTAGCGGGGGCGGGTGATCACGCGGGCCTCGCCGCGCTCATCGCGTTTGTCCTCATCGTCGGCGGTGGTCGTGAACGACACGTACTGCCCGTCTGGGCTCCACTGGAGGTCCGAGACGCCGTTGCGGAAGCGGGTCATGACCTGCGCCTCGCCGCCCGACAGGGGCAGCAGGTGCAGCTGCGCGCCGTCCCCGACCTTGCGCGTGAAGGCCAGGGTCTGCCCGTCCGGGGACCAGCGGGGGCTGCCGTCGCGGCCCTCGCCGCGGGTCAGGACGCGGGTGCCCTGCGCGTCGGCCAGCCAGATCTGCGATTTGTAGCGGGGCTTGGCGAAGTCAGCGTCGGGCTTGCGGGGGTCGTCCTCCTCGGTGCGGGTCAGGACGAACGCGGCGCGCGTGCCGTCAGGGCTGACCTGCGGGTCGGAGGGGAAGACCAGTGAGAGCAGGGTCTCCGGGCCGGGGGTGGGCGGGGTCATGCCCCACAGTCAAGCACACAACTCTGAGCATCAGGGGACCCGGCACGAATGGGAACGCTTCCAAAACGTCGTCCAGGACGAACCGCAGCCCCTGCAGCAGTTCATGATCACTGCCTAAAGGGAAAGTGGAACGCGTCTTGCTATTTCCAAACGGACTTCGCTTACGCTGATCTTACCGGCCTATCCGGCTCTGCCCCTGACGCCAGCGAACGCTCCGCTGACGTTGCCGACCTACCCTGAAGCGGTTCTCCCCTCACCTGCTGGCGCCGTTCAACCGGCCGCTTTCCTTCTTCATTCCTTCCCCCGGAGGTCTGTCATGCACGAACTGTCCTGTTCCTGGGTCCCCGGTACCTTTGACGTTGTCCGCCTGCGGGTCGCTGGCCGCACCATCGAAATGACCAGCGCGCACCTCGCCCGCCTGTTCGGCAAGCAGGCCCTGCACGACTTGTACCTGAAAGGCAGCGCCAAACTGAAAATCGACGCCCAGCAGGTCGCGCTGCTCAGCTGACCCGCCCTCACCGCAGCGTTAGGCTCCCTTCACCGGAACCTGACGCTGTTCTGTGCGCCCCGTCCTCCGTGGACGGTAGCATCCGGGCATGACCAACCGCACCCCTGGAGGGGACCTTGCGGCCCTCATGGCCGACCTGAAAGTCCTGACCGAGCTTGAATCGCCCTCCACCGACCCGGTCGCCATCCAGCGGGTCATGGACGTCATCGAGGGCTGGGCACGCGACCTGGGCGCCAGAACGCATGCCCTGGGCGGCGGTACCCGCGTCTTCCACTTCGGCGTGCAGCCCGACCAAGCCGAGCGGCCCATCCTGGTGCTCACGCATGCCGACACCGTCTGGCCGCACGGCACGCTGGAGCGCATGCCCTGGCGCGAGGACGGCGACCGGCTGTACGGGCCCGGCACGTACGACATGAAAGCCGGGATCGTCGCGCTGTTCCACGCCCTGCGCGCCCTGCAGGGCGAGTGGCCCCGCGGCGGCGTGACCGTCCTGCTGTCCCCCGACGAGGAGATCGGCAGCCCCAGCAGCCGCGATCACATCGAGCAGGCCGCCCGCGCCGCCCGCGTGGCCCTGGTCGTCGAGCCGCCCGTCGCGGACACCCACGCCCTGAAAACCGGCCGCAAGGGCACCGGCACATACACCCTGACCTTCACGGGCGTGGCCAGCCACGCCGGGAACAAACCCGAGGAGGGCGCCAGCGCCATTACGGCCGCCGCGCACGCCACCCTGGACCTCCAGGCCCTCGCGCGGCCCGAGGCCGGCACCACCGTCAGCGTCGGCCTGATCCAGGGGGGCAGCGCCGTGAACGTCATCCCGGAACGCGCCACCCTCGACATTGACCTGCGCGTCAGCAGCCTCGCGGAAGCCGAGCGGCTGGACGCTGCCGTGCGCGCCTGGACGCCCCAGGACCCCCGCGTGACCGTGCAGGTCACGGGCGGCCTGAACCGCCCTCCCTTCGAGCAGGGCGGCGGCACCCTGGCCCTGTACGAGCAGGCCCGCGCCATCGCGCAGGACCTGGGATTCGACCTGACGCACGCCGTGGTCGGCGGGGGCAGCGACGGCAACTTCACCGCGCCCATCATTCCCACCCTGGACGGCCTGGGCGCCCCCGGGGACGGCGCGCACGCCCAGCACGAACACGTGCGCCTGGACCGCTGGCCCGACCACGTGCGCCTCCTGACCGAACTGCTGCGCCGCGTCTGACCGGCCCGCACAGACCCGGCGGGCGCCCTGGTCCATCAGAGGCGCCCGCCGCTGCCTGGAGGTGAGGCCGGATCAGCAGGCGGCGGCACCCACCGCCACGGCACTGGGCGCGGGGGCGCGCAGCAGCGTCATGAACTCCTCGGCGTCCAGCGGGCGGGACAGACCGTGCCCCTGACCCAGCGGGCAGTTCAGTTCGCGCAGCACGGCCAGGTGCGCCGCGGACTCGACCCCCTCGGCCGTCAGGTCCAGCGGCAGGTGCTGCGTCAGGCCCAGCACGGCGCTCAGCAGCGCCCGCGCGAACGATTCGCCGTCCCCGCCGGTCAGGTCCACGGTGCAGGACCGGTCCAGTTTCACGCCCGTGATCGGCAGGGAACGCAGCCGCGCCAGGTTCGAGTACCCGGAGCCGAAATCATCAATGCTGAGGCCCACCCCCACATCCCGCAGGTCCTGCAGCGTCCGCGCCGCCCGGTCATCCTCGTACAGCGACGCCGTTTCAGTCAGTTCCAGCTCCAGGCGGCAGGGGTCCAGGCCACTGTCCCGCAGCGCCTGCTGCACCACCTGCGGGAACTCCGCCTGCAAGAGCTGCACGGCGCTGACGTTCACGCTGACCGTCACGTCCGCCCAGGGCAGGGCGGCGCGGCACGCCTCGCGCAGCACCCACGCGCCGATCGGGGCGATCAGACCCACTCGCTCGGCCACCGGAATGAACTCGCCCGGGGAGACAGGGCCCAGCTGCGGGTGCGTCCAGCGGAGCAGCGCCTCGGCCTTCACGGGCCTGAGGTCATGCAGGCGGAACACCGGCTGGAAGTGCAGGCTGAGTTCCTCGCGGGTCAGGGCGAGACTCAGGTCCCGCGCCAGCAGCTGGAAGCGCTCGGTGGCGGCGTCATGCGGCTGGTAGCGGCGCACCTGCCGCCGCCCGGCGCGCTTGACGGCAGCCATGGCGCTGTCCGCGTGCCGCAGCAGTTCTTCCGGGTCGGTCGCGTCCTCCGGGTACACGCTCACGCCGATGCTGAGCGTGACGTCCATACCGACCAGCAGGCTGGGCCGGGTGGGCGCCAGCTGCAACAGGCGGCGCGCCTCCCACTGCGCGCTGCGGTCATCCGCGTCCGGGAGGAGCACCACGAACTCGTCGCCGCTCAGGCGGTACACGCCGCTGCCCTGCGGCGCGAGCCGCTGCAGTTCCTGCGCCACGCCGCGCAGCAGCTCGTCGCCCGCGGCGTGCCCCAGCGTGTCGTTCACGACCTTGAACGCGTCGACGTCCACGACCAGCACCGCGAACGTGCCGCCGCGGCCGGTGAGGTTGCGCAGCTGCTCGGTCAGTCGAACCCGGCCCGGCAGGCCCGTGAGCAGGTCCGTGAACACCAGTTCGCCCAGCACCCGCCGCTCGCCCTGCGCGCGGCCCAGCAGGTCGTTGCGCCGCATGAAGTGCGACGCCCCGTACAGGCTGACCAGGGTCGCCATGTTGATCTGCACGGCGGCGCGCAGCGCGTCGAGATTCACGGCGTGCCCCTGGAGTAGCGGCCACAGGATCAGCAGGGCGCTCAGGGCCGCCACGGCACTCACGCTCCAGTTCAGGGTGCGCCGGACCGGGCGGGACAGGTCCGTCATCATGGTCCAGGTGATGATGGCCGGCAGCCACACCAGCGTCTCCAGCAGTTCCGACAGGAGGGTCTGCGGGTCGCGGAGCAGCAGCGTCAGCAGCAGCAACTTGACGCTCATGAACAGCGTGCTGCCCGCCGTGAGCAGCAGCGTCACCCGCTGAAGGTCCCCCCAGCGGCGCAGCACCGCCACCCAGCTGAGGCCCAGCAGGCTGCTCATGGCCAGGTACAGCCAGGGGTCAACGTGCCGGTCCCACGCGTCCGGCCGCGCCAGCAGCAGGGCCAGCAGCACCGACACCTGAACGGCTGGCAGGCCCCACAGCAGCATGCGCCGCCAGGCGGTCAGCAGGTCTTGGTGTGCAGTGCCTTCGCCCATGATCTGTCCACTGTAATGAGGAATTTCACACAGATTTCATACGGCCCACTCAGGGGTCCGGGCGGCGGGGCCCGTATGCTGACAGGCGGAGGTTCCCGGCCTGTGTTCAACCTGTTCCGCAAGAAAGCGTCCGCCAACCCCTACGTGCAGCAGGACGACGTGCAGACGTACCGTGTCCGCGTCCGCACCCGCCCCCACGC includes the following:
- a CDS encoding S9 family peptidase; translation: MTPPTPGPETLLSLVFPSDPQVSPDGTRAAFVLTRTEEDDPRKPDADFAKPRYKSQIWLADAQGTRVLTRGEGRDGSPRWSPDGQTLAFTRKVGDGAQLHLLPLSGGEAQVMTRFRNGVSDLQWSPDGQYVSFTTTADDEDKRDERGEARVITRPRYRFNGRDWLPERPARLHRLHVPTGEVQEWHAPDVELGGVTWLPDSSGALFIASTDELAGAHWQQEVWHLPLSGAPRQVTQWASAVNAVVPHPDGQRFVLVGRPAGQGNTEHTHLYLLPLHGSAAPVRLDAGHDHPVGNAVGGDCHVGALPEKPTWLDERTLLFSSTVRGSCGLFTATLAEDGQSGHVAPFDHDPQGVIPAFTARGGGLALIRERADRFPEVILNGTQVTDLNANLPFAARTPIRVPFPTDLGEGEGWVLLPGGTEPVPAILSIHGGPHTDYGHAFTHEFQLYAARGQAVCYSNPRGSIGYGQAWVDAIHGRWGSVDTDDLLAFFDACLDAQPRLDRARTAVMGGSYGGFMTNWLTAHTTRFQVAITDRSICNLLSFGGTSDIGLRFWEDELGLNFHRRADALKLWDMSPLQYVENVRTPTLIVHSVLDHRCPIEQAEQWYAALTLHGVPTRFVRFPGEDHELSRSGRPDRRLTRLEEYLNWLDRYLTPSVQTANAATA
- a CDS encoding M20 family metallopeptidase produces the protein MTNRTPGGDLAALMADLKVLTELESPSTDPVAIQRVMDVIEGWARDLGARTHALGGGTRVFHFGVQPDQAERPILVLTHADTVWPHGTLERMPWREDGDRLYGPGTYDMKAGIVALFHALRALQGEWPRGGVTVLLSPDEEIGSPSSRDHIEQAARAARVALVVEPPVADTHALKTGRKGTGTYTLTFTGVASHAGNKPEEGASAITAAAHATLDLQALARPEAGTTVSVGLIQGGSAVNVIPERATLDIDLRVSSLAEAERLDAAVRAWTPQDPRVTVQVTGGLNRPPFEQGGGTLALYEQARAIAQDLGFDLTHAVVGGGSDGNFTAPIIPTLDGLGAPGDGAHAQHEHVRLDRWPDHVRLLTELLRRV
- a CDS encoding putative bifunctional diguanylate cyclase/phosphodiesterase, translating into MGEGTAHQDLLTAWRRMLLWGLPAVQVSVLLALLLARPDAWDRHVDPWLYLAMSSLLGLSWVAVLRRWGDLQRVTLLLTAGSTLFMSVKLLLLTLLLRDPQTLLSELLETLVWLPAIITWTMMTDLSRPVRRTLNWSVSAVAALSALLILWPLLQGHAVNLDALRAAVQINMATLVSLYGASHFMRRNDLLGRAQGERRVLGELVFTDLLTGLPGRVRLTEQLRNLTGRGGTFAVLVVDVDAFKVVNDTLGHAAGDELLRGVAQELQRLAPQGSGVYRLSGDEFVVLLPDADDRSAQWEARRLLQLAPTRPSLLVGMDVTLSIGVSVYPEDATDPEELLRHADSAMAAVKRAGRRQVRRYQPHDAATERFQLLARDLSLALTREELSLHFQPVFRLHDLRPVKAEALLRWTHPQLGPVSPGEFIPVAERVGLIAPIGAWVLREACRAALPWADVTVSVNVSAVQLLQAEFPQVVQQALRDSGLDPCRLELELTETASLYEDDRAARTLQDLRDVGVGLSIDDFGSGYSNLARLRSLPITGVKLDRSCTVDLTGGDGESFARALLSAVLGLTQHLPLDLTAEGVESAAHLAVLRELNCPLGQGHGLSRPLDAEEFMTLLRAPAPSAVAVGAAAC